From a single Ischnura elegans chromosome 7, ioIscEleg1.1, whole genome shotgun sequence genomic region:
- the LOC124163088 gene encoding hemolymph lipopolysaccharide-binding protein-like, with amino-acid sequence MSKTFLPSFLMPLLAFLITFQDASGVDYNKTLSLVVSSRQNQTGHSIAQAVVNTEGGSVPKHWRMNMHQSNSEHQGIQSFQLVTTLVAPPPLPSDYELFPGVGYYKFHTSSAKGFEDASSKCTMEGGHLAIVNSEAEHQVLQTMFARYPESELKTNWAFVGFHDRKKEGEYVTIFGQPLQSTGFTRWSSPAQPDDAGGAEDCGSVHRNGGLNDIGCGGQFPFFCEYDLSWAEHL; translated from the exons ATGTCAAAAACATTCCTTCCATCATTTTTAATGCCATTGTTAGCATTCCTCATCACATTTCAAGATGCATCTGGTGTGGACTACAACAAAACCCTTTCCCTGGTGGTGTCAAGTAGACAGAACCAAACAGGCCACTCCATTGCACAAGCGGTGGTGAATACTGAGGGAGGTAGTGTCCCAAAGCACTGGAGGATGAACATGCATCAATCAAACTCCGAGCATCAAGGAATTCAGTCCTTCCAGTTGGTGACCACATTAGTGG CACCACCACCGCTTCCATCTGATTACGAGTTATTCCCAGGAGTTGGATATTACAAATTCCATACATCCAGTGCCAAAGGTTTTGAAGACGCATCTTCGAAGTGCACTATGGAAGGAGGTCATTTAGCCATTGTCAACTCAGAAGCTGAGCATCAAGTATTACAAACTATGTTCGCAAGGTATCCAGAGAGTGAATTGAAAACCAATTGGGCTTTTGTAGGCTTTCATGACAGAAAGAAAGAAGGAGAATATGTGACCATTTTTG gcCAACCTCTCCAATCTACAGGATTCACAAGATGGTCATCTCCTGCTCAGCCTGATGACGCTGGAGGTGCTGAAGACTGTGGTAGTGTTCATCGTAATGGAGGACTTAATGACATTGGGTGTGGAGGgcaatttccatttttctgtGAATATGACCTTTCTTGGGCAGAGCACTTATAG
- the LOC124163091 gene encoding hemolymph lipopolysaccharide-binding protein-like isoform X3, which produces MSKTFLPSFLMPWLAFLISLQDASGVDYNKTLSLVVSSRQNQTGHSIAQAMVNTEGGNVPKHWRMNMHQSNSEHQGIQSFQLVTTLVAPPPLPSDYELFPGVGYYKFHTATAKSFEDASSKCTMEGGHLAIVNSEAEHQALQTMYARHPESELKQIWAFVGFHDRKKEGEYVTIFGQPLQSTGFTRWSSQGQPDNYNGAENCGSIHRNGGLNDIGCGRQIPFFCEYDLSWAEHL; this is translated from the exons ATGTCAAAAACATTCCTTCCATCATTTTTAATGCCATGGTTAGCATTCCTCATCTCATTGCAAGATGCATCTGGTGTGGACTACAACAAAACCCTTTCCCTGGTGGTATCAAGTAGACAGAACCAAACAGGCCACTCCATTGCACAAGCCATGGTGAATACTGAGGGAGGTAATGTCCCAAAGCACTGGAGGATGAACATGCATCAATCAAACTCCGAGCATCAAGGAATTCAGTCATTCCAGTTGGTGACCACATTAGTGG CACCACCACCGCTCCCATCTGACTATGAGTTATTCCCAGGAGTTGGATATTACAAATTCCACACAGCTACTGCCAAAAGTTTTGAAGATGCATCTTCGAAGTGCACTATGGAAGGAGGTCATTTAGCCATTGTCAACTCAGAAGCTGAGCATCAGGCATTACAAACCATGTACGCAAGGCATCCTGAGAGTGAACTGAAACAAATTTGGGCTTTTGTAGGCTTTCATGATAGAAAGAAAGAAGGAGAATATGTGACCATTTTTG GCCAGCCTCTGCAATCTACTGGATTCACAAGATGGTCATCTCAAGGTCAGCCTGATAACTATAACGGTGCTGAAAACTGTGGCAGTATCCATCGTAACGGAGGCCTTAATGACATAGGATGCGGACGGCAGATTCCATTTTTCTGTGAATATGACCTTTCTTGGGCAGAACACTTATAG
- the LOC124163091 gene encoding hemolymph lipopolysaccharide-binding protein-like isoform X1 — translation MSKTFLPSFLMPWLAFLISLQDASGVDYNKTLSLVVSSRQNQTGHSIAQAMVNTEGGNVPKHWRMNMHQSNSEHQGIQSFQLVTTLVAPPPLPSDYELFPGVGYYKFHTASAKGFEDASSKCTMEGGHLAIVNSEAEHQVLQTMFARYPESELKTVWAFVGFHDRKKEGEYVTIFGQPLQSTGFTRWSSSAQPDDYKGAEDCGSVHRNGGLNDIGCGGHIPFFCEYDLSWAEHL, via the exons ATGTCAAAAACATTCCTTCCATCATTTTTAATGCCATGGTTAGCATTCCTCATCTCATTGCAAGATGCATCTGGTGTGGACTACAACAAAACCCTTTCCCTGGTGGTATCAAGTAGACAGAACCAAACAGGCCACTCCATTGCACAAGCCATGGTGAATACTGAGGGAGGTAATGTCCCAAAGCACTGGAGGATGAACATGCATCAATCAAACTCCGAGCATCAAGGAATTCAGTCATTCCAGTTGGTGACCACATTAGTGG CACCACCACCGCTTCCATCTGATTACGAGTTATTCCCAGGAGTTGGATATTACAAGTTCCATACAGCCAGTGCCAAAGGTTTTGAAGATGCGTCTTCGAAGTGCACCATGGAAGGAGGTCATTTAGCCATTGTCAACTCAGAAGCTGAGCATCAAGTATTACAAACTATGTTCGCAAGGTATCCAGAGAGTGAATTGAAAACCGTTTGGGCTTTTGTAGGCTTTCATGATAGAAAGAAAGAAGGAGAATATGTGACCATTTTTG GCCAACCTCTCCAATCTACCGGTTTCACAAGATGGTCATCTTCTGCTCAGCCTGATGACTATAAAGGTGCTGAAGACTGCGGTAGTGTTCATCGTAATGGAGGCCTTAATGACATAGGTTGTGGAGGGCATATTCCATTTTTCTGTGAATATGACCTTTCTTGGGCAGAGCACTTATAG
- the LOC124163091 gene encoding hemolymph lipopolysaccharide-binding protein-like isoform X2, producing MSKTFLPSFLMPWLAFLISLQDASGVDYNKTLSLVVSSRQNQTGHSIAQAVVNTEGGNVPKHWRMNMHQSNSEHQGIQSFQLVTTLVAPPPLPSDYELFPGVGYYKFHTATAKSFEDASSKCTMEGGHLAIVNSEAEHQALQTMYARHPESELKQIWAFVGFHDRKKEGEYVTIFGQPLQSTGFTRWSSQGQPDNYNGAENCGSIHRNGGLNDIGCGRQIPFFCEYDLSWAEHL from the exons ATGTCAAAAACATTCCTTCCATCATTTTTAATGCCATGGTTAGCATTCCTCATCTCATTGCAAGATGCATCTGGTGTGGACTACAACAAAACCCTTTCCCTGGTGGTATCAAGTAGACAGAACCAAACAGGCCACTCCATTGCACAAGCGGTGGTGAATACTGAGGGAGGTAATGTCCCAAAGCACTGGAGGATGAACATGCATCAATCAAACTCCGAGCATCAAGGAATTCAGTCATTCCAATTGGTGACCACATTAGTGG CACCACCACCGCTCCCATCTGACTATGAGTTATTCCCAGGAGTTGGATATTACAAATTCCACACAGCTACTGCCAAAAGTTTTGAAGATGCATCTTCGAAGTGCACTATGGAAGGAGGTCATTTAGCCATTGTCAACTCAGAAGCTGAGCATCAGGCATTACAAACCATGTACGCAAGGCATCCTGAGAGTGAACTGAAACAAATTTGGGCTTTTGTAGGCTTTCATGATAGAAAGAAAGAAGGAGAATATGTGACCATTTTTG GCCAGCCTCTGCAATCTACTGGATTCACAAGATGGTCATCTCAAGGTCAGCCTGATAACTATAACGGTGCTGAAAACTGTGGCAGTATCCATCGTAACGGAGGCCTTAATGACATAGGATGCGGACGGCAGATTCCATTTTTCTGTGAATATGACCTTTCTTGGGCAGAACACTTATAG